The Archangium primigenium genomic interval GGCCAGACTGGCGCCCGCGTTCTTCTTGAAGCCGTCCACGATGGCCTCGGAGATCTGCTCCTTCTTGAGGTCGCGCTTCATGGACATGCGCACGCGCTTGATCTGATCCGAGGAGATGACCGTGGCGGCGTCCTGCGAGGGCGTCTGCAGGTAGAGGCCCACGGTGTACACCTTGAAGATGGCCTTCTTGCGCAGGCCCACGCCATTGAGCTTGAGCTCCTGACCGCTCACGGAGGCCGTCTCGGGGTAGTTCACCCCGGCGATCTCCTTGGCGGTGGCGGGCAGCGCGAGCAGGGACAGCAGC includes:
- a CDS encoding chalcone isomerase family protein; this encodes MKNTVSCAVLLLSLLALPATAKEIAGVNYPETASVSGQELKLNGVGLRKKAIFKVYTVGLYLQTPSQDAATVISSDQIKRVRMSMKRDLKKEQISEAIVDGFKKNAGASLAKLQQRLDTFAAAIPDLKEGQELVITYTPGKGTTVTSSSGQELAVEGKDFADALFSVWLGKDPVDSGLKNGMLGRE